A single genomic interval of Spirosoma taeanense harbors:
- the sucD gene encoding succinate--CoA ligase subunit alpha — protein sequence MSVLVNKDSKVIVQGFTGSEGSFHAQQMIEYGTNVVGGVTPGKGGQTHLDRPVFNTVQQAVDEAGANVSIIFVPPAFAADAIMEAADAGIKVIICITEGIPTEDMVAVKNYLTDKDVRLIGPNCPGVMTAEECKVGIMPGFIFKKGTIGIVSKSGTLTYEAVDQLTKAGLGQSTAIGIGGDPIIGTTTKQAVELLMNDPETEAIVMIGEIGGGMEAEAAHWIKADGNRKPVVGFIAGQTAPKGRRMGHAGAIVGGADDTAAAKMAIMRECGIHVVESPALIGDTMLKALGK from the coding sequence ATGAGTGTTTTAGTAAACAAGGACTCCAAAGTTATCGTCCAGGGCTTTACCGGCTCGGAGGGCAGTTTTCACGCCCAGCAGATGATCGAATACGGCACCAACGTTGTCGGGGGGGTAACGCCCGGCAAAGGTGGTCAGACTCACCTCGACCGGCCGGTATTCAATACCGTTCAGCAGGCCGTCGATGAAGCGGGCGCCAACGTTTCGATTATCTTCGTTCCGCCGGCTTTTGCTGCGGACGCCATTATGGAAGCCGCCGATGCGGGCATCAAGGTCATTATCTGTATCACCGAAGGAATCCCGACGGAAGATATGGTGGCCGTCAAGAACTACCTGACCGATAAGGACGTTCGCCTGATCGGGCCCAACTGCCCCGGCGTGATGACTGCCGAGGAGTGTAAAGTAGGAATCATGCCAGGGTTTATCTTTAAAAAAGGCACCATTGGTATCGTATCGAAGTCAGGAACCCTGACGTACGAAGCCGTGGATCAGCTGACGAAAGCCGGCCTGGGCCAGTCGACCGCCATTGGGATCGGGGGTGACCCGATCATCGGAACAACGACCAAACAGGCTGTTGAACTGCTCATGAACGACCCCGAAACCGAAGCTATCGTTATGATTGGCGAAATCGGGGGCGGTATGGAAGCCGAGGCTGCCCACTGGATTAAAGCCGACGGCAACCGTAAACCCGTGGTTGGCTTCATTGCTGGTCAGACCGCGCCGAAAGGTCGTCGGATGGGCCATGCCGGCGCCATCGTAGGTGGAGCTGACGACACCGCAGCCGCAAAAATGGCGATCATGCGCGAGTGCGGGATTCACGTTGTTGAGTCACCTGCTCTTATCGGCGATACCATGCTGAAGGCATTGGGGAAATAA